A window of the Cicer arietinum cultivar CDC Frontier isolate Library 1 chromosome 6, Cicar.CDCFrontier_v2.0, whole genome shotgun sequence genome harbors these coding sequences:
- the LOC101510942 gene encoding cysteine-rich receptor-like protein kinase 43 isoform X2 — protein MDKSQSFLHSFLQHFKFGSTTERNNEAELKRMTSQEQKIFSYETLVSATKNFNAIHKLGEGGFGPVYKGKLSDGREVAVKRLSHTSNQGKKEFMNEAKLLARVQHRNVVNLLGYCVHGTEKLLVYEYVPHESLDKLLFKSEKRKQLDWKRRFGIITGVAKGLLYLHEDSHNCIIHRDIKASNILLDEKWTAKIADFGMARLFPEDQTQVNTRVAGTNGYMAPEYMMHGKLSVKADVFSYGVLVLELITGQRNTSFNLEVEGLTLLDWAYKMYKKRKSLEIVDSTLASTVVTEQVGMCIQLALLCTQGDPQLRPTMRRIVVMLSRKSPQSHMEEPTRPGIPGSRYRRPPRYSALSSTVGTSGSHSSDSSNTLTVTATITSKSSATAELDLRGKRPMLD, from the exons ATGGACAAATCCCAAAGCTTTCTTCATAGTTTTCTCCAACACTTTAAATTCGGTTCTACTACAG AGCGAAACAATGAAGCTGAATTAAAAAGAATGACTTCACAGGAGCAGAAGATATTTTCCTATGAAACCCTTGTTTCTGCCACAAAGAATTTTAATGCTATCCATAAGTTAGGTGAGGGAGGTTTTGGTCCTGTCTACAAg GGGAAATTGAGTGATGGGAGAGAAGTAGCGGTGAAGAGGTTGTCACACACATCAAATCAAGGGAAGAAGGAATTCATGAATGAGGCAAAGTTGTTGGCACGTGTGCAGCATCGGAATGTGGTGAATTTGTTGGGTTATTGTGTTCATGGAACAGAGAAGCTACTTGTTTATGAGTATGTGCCTCATGAGAGCCTCGACAAGCTTCTATTCA AATCTGAGAAGAGAAAGCAGCTAGATTGGAAACGTAGGTTTGGAATAATCACAGGCGTGGCAAAGGGATTGCTTTATCTCCACGAAGACTCCCACAATTGCATTATCCATCGTGACATTAAGGCAAGTAACATACTGCTTGATGAAAAATGGACGGCCAAGATTGCAGATTTCGGAATGGCCCGCCTCTTCCCCGAAGATCAAACCCAAGTCAACACACGCGTGGCTGGAACCAA TGGATATATGGCTCCCGAGTATATGATGCATGGAAAACTATCTGTCAAGGCTGATGTGTTTAGCTATGGAGTTTTGGTATTGGAGTTGATCACAGGTCAACGAAATACTTCCTTTAATTTGGAAGTGGAGGGTCTTACTCTCCTTGATTGg GCATacaaaatgtacaagaaaaggaAGAGCTTAGAAATTGTAGATTCTACATTAGCATCTACAGTTGTAACAGAACAAGTAGGTATGTGCATTCAGCTGGCTCTACTATGCACTCAAGGAGATCCACAACTACGTCCAACAATGAGACGTATCGTAGTGATGCTTTCAAGGAAATCACCACAAAGCCACATGGAAGAACCAACAAGACCAGGAATACCAGGTAGCAGATATAGAAGACCTCCTAGGTACTCTGCTTTGTCTTCCACAGTTGGTACCTCTGGTTCTCACTCTTCTGATTCAAGCAACACTCTTACTGTTACTGCCACGATCACTAGTAAAAGTTCAGCTACTGCAGAGTTAGACCTAAGAGGGAAACGTCCAATGCTGGATTAG
- the LOC101510942 gene encoding cysteine-rich receptor-like protein kinase 43 isoform X1, which produces MDKSQSFLHSFLQHFKFGSTTERNNEAELKRMTSQEQKIFSYETLVSATKNFNAIHKLGEGGFGPVYKGKLSDGREVAVKRLSHTSNQGKKEFMNEAKLLARVQHRNVVNLLGYCVHGTEKLLVYEYVPHESLDKLLFSLMDAESEKRKQLDWKRRFGIITGVAKGLLYLHEDSHNCIIHRDIKASNILLDEKWTAKIADFGMARLFPEDQTQVNTRVAGTNGYMAPEYMMHGKLSVKADVFSYGVLVLELITGQRNTSFNLEVEGLTLLDWAYKMYKKRKSLEIVDSTLASTVVTEQVGMCIQLALLCTQGDPQLRPTMRRIVVMLSRKSPQSHMEEPTRPGIPGSRYRRPPRYSALSSTVGTSGSHSSDSSNTLTVTATITSKSSATAELDLRGKRPMLD; this is translated from the exons ATGGACAAATCCCAAAGCTTTCTTCATAGTTTTCTCCAACACTTTAAATTCGGTTCTACTACAG AGCGAAACAATGAAGCTGAATTAAAAAGAATGACTTCACAGGAGCAGAAGATATTTTCCTATGAAACCCTTGTTTCTGCCACAAAGAATTTTAATGCTATCCATAAGTTAGGTGAGGGAGGTTTTGGTCCTGTCTACAAg GGGAAATTGAGTGATGGGAGAGAAGTAGCGGTGAAGAGGTTGTCACACACATCAAATCAAGGGAAGAAGGAATTCATGAATGAGGCAAAGTTGTTGGCACGTGTGCAGCATCGGAATGTGGTGAATTTGTTGGGTTATTGTGTTCATGGAACAGAGAAGCTACTTGTTTATGAGTATGTGCCTCATGAGAGCCTCGACAAGCTTCTATTCA GTTTGATGGACGCAGAATCTGAGAAGAGAAAGCAGCTAGATTGGAAACGTAGGTTTGGAATAATCACAGGCGTGGCAAAGGGATTGCTTTATCTCCACGAAGACTCCCACAATTGCATTATCCATCGTGACATTAAGGCAAGTAACATACTGCTTGATGAAAAATGGACGGCCAAGATTGCAGATTTCGGAATGGCCCGCCTCTTCCCCGAAGATCAAACCCAAGTCAACACACGCGTGGCTGGAACCAA TGGATATATGGCTCCCGAGTATATGATGCATGGAAAACTATCTGTCAAGGCTGATGTGTTTAGCTATGGAGTTTTGGTATTGGAGTTGATCACAGGTCAACGAAATACTTCCTTTAATTTGGAAGTGGAGGGTCTTACTCTCCTTGATTGg GCATacaaaatgtacaagaaaaggaAGAGCTTAGAAATTGTAGATTCTACATTAGCATCTACAGTTGTAACAGAACAAGTAGGTATGTGCATTCAGCTGGCTCTACTATGCACTCAAGGAGATCCACAACTACGTCCAACAATGAGACGTATCGTAGTGATGCTTTCAAGGAAATCACCACAAAGCCACATGGAAGAACCAACAAGACCAGGAATACCAGGTAGCAGATATAGAAGACCTCCTAGGTACTCTGCTTTGTCTTCCACAGTTGGTACCTCTGGTTCTCACTCTTCTGATTCAAGCAACACTCTTACTGTTACTGCCACGATCACTAGTAAAAGTTCAGCTACTGCAGAGTTAGACCTAAGAGGGAAACGTCCAATGCTGGATTAG
- the LOC101511457 gene encoding putative ubiquitin-conjugating enzyme E2 38, translating to MEKWDTFDVVSDESDHRFVLQNIGRNCFTDSKCQVYKTIMKEWKILQKNLPDSIYVRVYERRIDLLRAVIVGAAGTPYHDGLFFFDIAFPSNYPNNPPHIYYHSFGFGLNPNLYSHGLVCLSLLNTWIGKKCEKWNPSNSTLLQVLVSIQALVLNEKPLFNEPAYRLLTRSIFEGKSRAYNDSVFVLTCYSCLSIIRNPPANFEEFVRKHFRERGHVILAACIEYANGRVRVGYYGYNKIASSSSKVVKVSASFQGSLRSVYRAMYKQFEQCGASLESFFAELELEKKQNRRKDGSGIFKKAMGKIKQAFGWKKEKKST from the coding sequence ATGGAAAAGTGGGACACATTCGACGTAGTTTCAGACGAATCAGATCACCGATTCGTTCTTCAAAACATTGGTAGAAACTGTTTTACAGATTCAAAGTGTCAGGTATATAAAACCATCATGAAAGAGTGGAAAATCCTCCAAAAAAACCTACCCGATTCAATCTACGTTAGAGTCTATGAACGCCGCATCGATTTACTCCGTGCCGTCATCGTCGGTGCCGCCGGTACACCTTACCACGACGGTCTCTTCTTTTTTGACATCGCATTCCCTTCCAATTACCCAAACAACCCTCCGCATATTTATTACCACTCGTTTGGTTTCGGTCTCAACCCAAATCTATATTCTCACGGCCTCGTTTGTTTAAGTCTTCTAAACACGTGGATCGGTAAAAAATGCGAAAAATGGAACCCTTCTAATTCAACCTTGCTTCAAGTTTTAGTTTCCATTCAAGCATTAGTTCTCAACGAGAAACCACTGTTTAATGAACCTGCTTATCGTCTATTGACTCGTTCAATCTTTGAAGGAAAGTCGCGTGCTTATAACGATTCTGTTTTTGTTCTAACTTGTTACAGTTGTTTGAGCATAATTCGTAATCCACCTGCAAACTTTGAAGAGTTTGTTAGGAAACACTTTCGTGAGCGTGGGCATGTTATTCTCGCAGCGTGTATAGAGTACGCGAATGGGCGCGTGAGGGTTGGGTATTATGGTTACAACAAGATTGCATCTTCTTCGTCGAAGGTTGTTAAAGTTTCGGCGTCTTTTCAGGGATCGTTACGTAGTGTTTACCGCGCTATGTACAAACAGTTTGAACAGTGTGGTGCTTCATTGGAGTCTTTTTTCGCAGAGTTGGAGTTGGAGAAAAAACAGAATCGACGCAAAGATGGAAGTGGAATCTTTAAGAAAGCAATGGGGAAGATCAAACAAGCTTTCGGATggaagaaggagaagaaaagtACCTAA
- the LOC101511782 gene encoding L-Ala-D/L-amino acid epimerase — protein sequence MDSTGLQLHMMKSPLSHTLLLSSPTLFTNNSNSITFTNRFTRKSCPFPTIMASSATSKAKPIAYGFKTLLETFTVDVHRAENRPLNVPLIAPFTIASSRLDKVENVAIRVELSNGAVGWGEAPILPFVTAEDQNTAMVKASEACAFLLNCPALTLGSVLKEIGDILPGHQFASVRAGVEMAVIDAVANSIRVPLWRLFGGASNTITTDITIPIVSSAEAAELASKYYKEGFKTLKLKVGKNLNSDIEVLRAIRLVHPECQFILDANEGYNSEEAVEVLEKLHEIGLTPILFEQPVHRDDWDGLGYVSNIARERYGVSVAADESCRSIVDVYRIVEGNLVDVINIKLAKVGVIGAMDIIEKARAAGLDLMIGGMVETRLAMGFAGHLAAGLGCFKFIDLDTPLLLSEDPVLEGYEVSGAAYKFTNARGHGGFLHWDNLA from the exons ATGGATTCAACTGGGTTGCAATTGCATATGATGAAATCGCCACTATCACACACTTTGCTCCTATCTTCACCTACCCTTTTCACCAACAACTCCAATTCCATCACTTTCACAAACCGATTCACCAGAAAGTCTTGTCCTTTTCCCACAATCATGGCTTCTTCTGCTACATCAAAAGCAAAGCCAATTGCCTATGGTTTCAAGACTTTATTAGAAACCTTCACTGTTGATGTTCATAGAGCAGAGAATAGACCATTGAATGTTCCTTTAATTGCCCCTTTTACTATTGCCTCTTCTAGATTGGATAAAGTAGAGAACGTTGCAATTAGAGTTGAATTGAGTAATGGTGCTGTTGGGTGGGGTGAGGCACCAATTTTGCCTTTTGTTACTGCAGAGGATCAAAATACAGCTATGGTTAAAGCTTCTGAGGCATGTGCCTTTTTGCTCAACTGTCCTGCACTTACATTGGGTTCTGTGTTGAAGGAGATTGGTGATATTCTTCCAGGGCATCAATTTGCTTCA GTTAGAGCTGGAGTGGAGATGGCAGTGATTGATGCCGTCGCAAATAGTATTCGTGTACCACTGTGGAGGCTTTTTGGCGGTGCTTCAAATACCATAACCACTGATATAACA ATCCCAATAGTTTCTTCGGCTGAAGCAGCTGAATTGGCTTCAAAGTACTATAAAGAAGGATTTAAGACTTTAAAACTGAAAGTGGGCAAGAATCTGAATTCAGATATAGAAGTGCTTCGAGCTATACGTCTTGTCCACCCTGAATGTCAGTTTATTCTCGACGCTAATGAGGGGTATAACTCTGAGGAAGCAGTGGAAGTTCTCGAGAAATTACATG AAATAGGGTTGACCCCTATTTTATTTGAGCAACCAGTTCATAGAGATGATTGGGATGGTCTTGGATATGTGAGTAACATAGCAAGAGAAAGGTATGGAGTGTCTGTTGCAGCTGATGAAAGCTGCAGAAGTATAGTTGATGTTTACAGAATAGTAGAAGGGAATCTTGTAGATGTGATTAACATTAAGCTTGCAAAAGTTGGAGTTATAGGTGCAATGGATATTATTGAAAAAGCAAGAGCAGCAGGATTAGATTTGATGATTGGTGGTATGGTTGAGACAAGACTAGCTATGGGATTTGCTGGTCATCTTGCTGCTGGCCTTGGATGTTTTAA GTTTATTGACCTAGACACACCACTTCTGCTATCAGAAGATCCAGTTCTTGAAGGCTATGAAG TTTCAGGTGCCGCTTATAAGTTCACAAATGCTAGGGGACATGGTGGATTCCTTCATTGGGACAATCTTGCTTAG
- the LOC101512095 gene encoding uncharacterized protein, with the protein MRRSLLRNVSLYTRNLLHHNSSPTNSAPIQFAVSTRSRFRLFSSDDKPDPLPTTKDPVPLDIEDVDNKELKLRIDKYLKGDEQVLPSIMEAILKRKLSGNHEDTDDELMDELAMQPIDDVDDRDFESDFEDMHETDEEIDDLYNARDIVMKRMAKDEYFNMDDKKWDDIVEDGVKHGFIRDTKECEEILEDMLNWDKLLPDDIKQKVETKFNELGDICERGELDPEAAYEQFKKFEDEIVNEYLKTMEKEDALQPVDTSVPDKKKDSDDPPGEGPILRWQTRVVFAPGGDAWHPKNRKVKLSVTVKELGLSKYQFRRLRELVGKRYHPGRDELTITSERFEHREENRKDCLRTLLSLIEEAGKANKLVDDARTSYVKGRLRGNPAFMERLRAKSIRLRESNQVPA; encoded by the exons ATGAGACGTTCTCTGTTGAGAAATGTTTCTCTCTACACTCGCAATCTTCTCCATCACAACTCTTCTCCCACCAACTCGGCTCCGATTCAATTCGCCGTTTCAACTCGCTCTCGATTCAGACTCTTCTCCTCCGATGATAAACCCGATCCACTTCCAACCACCAAAGACCCCGTCCCTCTTGACATCGAAGACGTCGACAACAAAG AGCTGAAATTGCGGATTGATAAATACTTGAAAGGCGACGAGCAAGTGCTGCCGTCGATCATGGAGGCAATTTTGAAGAGGAAGTTATCGGGGAACCACGAAGATACCGATGACGAGTTGATGGATGAACTCGCAATGCAACCTATCGATGATGTGGATGATAGAGATTTTGAATCGGATTTCGAGGACATGCACGAAACCGATGAAGAGATTGATGATTTGTATAATGCTAGGGACATTGTGATGAAGAGAATGGCAAAAGATGAGTATTTCAATATGGATGATAAGAAGTGGGATGACATTGTTGAAGATGGTGTTAAACATGGTTTTATTAGGGATACAAAGGAGTGTGAGGAGATTCTTGAGGATATGCTTAACTGGGACAAACTCCTCCCAG ACGACATAAAACAGAAAGTGGAAACAAAATTTAACGAGCTAGGGGATATTTGTGAAAGAGGGGAACTTGATCCTGAAGCTGCTTATGAACAGTTTAAGAAGTTTGAGGATGAAATTGTGAATGAATATTTGAAAACAATGGAAAAAGAAGATGCACTACAGCCTGTTGATACTTCTGTGCCAGACAAGAAAAAGGATTCCGATGATCCGCCTGGTGAAGGCCCAATTCTCCGGTGGCAAACTCGGGTAGTATTTGCTCCTGGTGGAGATGCTTGGCATCCCAAAAACAGGAAAGTGAAACTATCTGTAACTGTGAAGGAGCTTGGACTTTCAAAATACCAATTTCGACGTCTCAGAGAATTGGTTGGAAAACGTTATCATCCAGGGAGAGATGAGCTTACAATTACTAGTGAGAG GTTTGAACATCGTGAAGAAAACAGAAAGGACTGCTTGAGGACTCTTCTCTCACTCATTGAGGAAGCCGGGAAAGCTAATAAACTAGTAGACGATGCCCGAACGTCATATGTGAAAGGGAGACTCCGAGGCAACCCAGCTTTCATGGAAAGGCTGCGTGCTAAGTCCATTAGATTGCGAGAATCCAATCAAGTTCCTGCTTGA